cagccggttgccattatccctcaagagaaaagtgtataacagctgtgtcttaccagtactcacgtacggggcagaaacctggaggcttacaaaaagggttctatttaaattgaggacgacgcaacgagctatggaaagaagaatgataggtgtaacgttaagggataagaaaagagcagattgggtgagggaacaaacccgagttaacgacatcttagttgaaatcaagaaaaagaaatgggcatgggcaggacaggtaatgaggagggaagataaccgatggtcattaagggttacgaactggattccaagggaattgggaagcgtagcagggggcggcagaaagttaggtgggcggatgagattaagaagtttgcagggacaacatggccacaattagtacatgaccggggtaggtggagaagtatgggagaggccgttgccctgcagtgggcgtaaccaggatgatgatgatgatgatgatgatgatgatgatgaaacgggGTGGTGAGAAACAGTCACctatagcctgcttgatttaatcaggtatgtcATATGTTTAATTTATGTATGGCGCCGGCCTGGGACgttttcttcctcaagacaacGCAACCACATTTTAGCCAATCCACCATAGTGGGTAGGAGCCTGGCGATAGCTGCGGTGGACACCGGCGGCGGACAatatcgccaaccgaaacggctattggaatgaacccataacagcttacgctgtaacaTATTTGTTTCTAGGATGAggaaaaaagttcggcagcatgttacactcctatacgtgaaggcgaaagcctgctgcacacttggtaatgcgccgtctcgcatcgtcgcgttgctgctttcgccgtTCGATTTCTTCGGCTCGTTTCCGACGGTGAGCTGCGACTACGCGCGCTCATATAGCGGCGTCAGTCAGACTCGCGCcaccgacgtttctcttcgactttatgTATATGTTGCACTCTCTCAGCAGGGAACTGAAATGCATGCCATTCTGTGTGTGGTATGGGTGATTCTATTGAATTtatgcactgtacgcttcactttgctgagtgcttttAGCCTCTGCTTTACGAGAGGGAtgggccattgcattttttgcttgcttagggggtatgagccattgctaatGATCATAGTTTTACACCATTGGACCGGaggacgtgttttttttttcatggctgtCGGGGGTATGAGcaacttaaggctttcgccttaaaaacacCGATAAAATTAACATGGCACTCTCATTGTTGGATGTTTGTATTCTTTTAAGCCAATTTCAATCTGATTCAAATACAACTGCAGAGCGTTATATAGGGTTACATCATTTGACACCAAAAGATACCATGCAATATCATCAACGTGTACGTATATATAGCTGCATATCATGGTATGTCGGAATATTGCTTAGTAAAATATAATATAACACGCGGGAACACCCGGAATACCCCTTTTCTGTTTGTAGCTGTGAGAAAAAACACCATATATATAGTAATAAAGTGTACGCCCGCTGAAGAAATTATGAATCCATGCAATTACATAATGTGGGAGAGTCACAATTCCAAGTCTGTTGATCAAGATGGCGTGCTGGACGCCGTCATACGCCTTCGCAATATATCTAATGTCACTAAGGGCACGTGGTGGTTGTGGCGAGCGAGTTGAATTCGTCTATCCAAGTCAACATGAGCACACCAGATTGAGGACACAGGCCTGAATCCTAGTCTGGCATGCACTACGTCGTGTTCTTCGTCACATTGATGATCATCGTCATTGTCGGTTGTTCTGCTTCTGACAACTAAAGTCCCTATATTTTCTACCAAAACATATCCAGGGACTTTGCTGGCACCGTGGAAATATTATTGGGTAATTCATTACTGCAGCGGTGGCTATTGACTAATTATTGAGCTAAAATGTATCTTTCGAACTATTTTATTTCTTTGGGGGCCAGTGAAATGATGCGCTGATACCACCTGCTTCAAATGAGAAGAATCAAAACTTTAGCGAGAGCGTGCATACTCTTCAGTAATTCATTACTGTAGCGGCGACTACATTCTAATTATTCAACTAAAATTTCACTTCTGTTGGCGCGCTTGTAACAATTGCGCTTTAAAGTCGGCCTATGCTCAAGGTATTTGCGCTTAGAAATACTGAGACAAGCAACACTCTCGAGAAATACATCCCCCTCGAGAAATACCTCCGCACATTTGCGCAGAAATTCATTGACGTTACAGCTAACATTTTTTCCAGAAAACCTGCCTCACGCAATGGTGGAAAAGCTCAACGGAACGCCGACGCATttcgcgacagagagagagagagaggtacttATTATTATGACAGAAAAGCTGAGACGTTGGCCTGAATCAGTGTTCTGATCTGCTACTCGGCAtaaggggaaggggaaagggggcagaaagaaagaatagagaagacGTTGATTATGAGGATGAAGATGGAGGTGAGAATCTTTCACGCTACAAGATTCTTCGAGGTCTCTTGCCCAGTCCGTTCTCATACAAAAAATTGTTGAGAGCATTCAGGCTATCAGGCTGATGACGACGATCGGGCGAACGTCCCACCGGAACCTTTTCAGTTAACGGTCCAACGACAAATTTTGACAAGATGTCTGTCAGCGAGAGTTTGAGGACGAGTGCCTCAAAAGTCGAGCTGGTACGCCTGAGAAATTCTGCTAAGCGTGCATGCATCGAGCACTGTCTGGCTTTTCGCAGTTGCCACAATTTAAGCGCCCTTAACTAAGTAACTGCAATTTCACAGGCAAGTCTTAATTTTACATTACTGGCTGTCATGCATTTACTGAAGTCCACCGCCATTAGTAATGCGTTGCCTAAGATATTTTCACTGCACTCTTTAAAAATAGTGTACATTCCCATTTGAAAGAGTTgctacacttttttttcttctttacctgGCTATTTTGAATACTTGGCCTGTCGTTGCATGTTTACTTGGATACAGCTGTTATTGTTCACTTGGCGCGACTGTTTCATGCAGACCGACTTTTCACCTGATATTCATATGCTTGCGATTCTTTGCAAGAGATGCTCACGAAAGGCCTTACGCCACACAATTTTATTGATAcctattttttattactttttgcGTAAGAACAATTGTACCACGTTTATGTCGTTGAACAGAACTTAAACCCGTTCTATCTAGGAGGGTACGAGTCGTTAACATTAACGTATAGTATGCCCAATCCAAACAAGCAACAACCTTTGATATTTATTTTATGAAAATGTAAAAGAAAGGAGTACGTACACACTAAGCCTAGCAGAAAGAGGTGCGAATAGTAACAGTAAAAAGTTTCAAGACACGTTTCTAGTCGTGTACACGGCTTATAGAAAGCATAGCAAAAGAAAATTAGGTGCACCATAGCGTTACAAATGACACGTTCGCTAACAAATAGCAGCTGCGCGTACAGTATCAGAAGTTCGCGCGACATCATGAAAGCAACGTTTAGTAAATCTATTGCGGCGTAACTCGTAGCGTGGCGATTAATTTGTGCAGTGCAGAATCATAACGGTTGGAACTCAAACATACGCGTGCATGAAGACACAATGGAAAAGAAGCGCCGCGGAGTACGCAGTTAGAGGGACCGAACAATGACGGAACTCCCATCGTTCTCGTCCCTGGCGCCACAAGTCAGCATCCTTCAGATGGAAAGGACGCACTTCTGCGCCGGGTTCATGAACGAATCAGGCTTGCAGCCGAAGGCCATCGCAAACTCCGGCGTGTTGCGAAGAGGCCCGTTTACGCGGTACCAGGCTGGGCTGAGGGGACCACGGGCAGCGTTCTCACGCAGGTACCTCATGTTGCTGTTGTCGCAGAAGTTGGCAGCGTAGTACAGGAAGAACAGCTGGCTAGCGTTCCAGCGCTCGAGCAGCTTGAGTCGGTAGTCGGGTGAAACGCGACCGCCGTACAGCAGGAACGCGTCCAGAGCGGGTCGCACCGACAGCAGATCCCACAGATCGGACCACGAGGTCCGCGACGCGTGAAGCTGCGCACTCTTTTCCGCCCAGGACAGCGAACCGTACTGGCGTTCAAGGCAGAGTCGCAAGTCGGAGAAGCCTTGCACCAGGCTATGAACACCGCCGCGCATGCCACTGAACTCGAGGTTGAAGACCCAGTGGTAGATGGCGCGAAACACGGGCCGGTAGACTCGGGGCGCGGCTCTGGCCACTTGGAGAGGCCGCAGCGCGGCGTCATCCTTGAGGGACAAGTCGAATACCGGCAGAGGTATCTCCAGTCGATTGTAAGGCGGCCCCATGTGGGCCTCGGCGCTCAAAAATCCGCCTGTCCAGCCTTGGAAGGAGGCGCGAGAGCTCATGTGTGTCATGAGCCGCTTTTCGAGCGACTTTCGGATCCAGGTGTAGAAAAACTGAGCCGTCGAGGTGCGCGCGTTGTTTCTGTAGATGCCTTCTAGGTAGGCGGCCAACGTGCTCGCGTTTTCTTGCAGACCACGTGGTGCCAGCGGCTCCCACGAGACAGCGTTAAGCAGCTCCAAGAGGTTCGCCTTCAGACCACTGCCGAAACGTGCGAGCCGCACCAGCACGTGCTCGATGACTACGAGCCGTAGCGTAGACACCAGGTCTTCGAGTACATCCTCCCCATCGCCACCGCTTCTGGACAGTTGCGCCCGAGACAAGTTGCGCGCCGCGTGCAAAGGTAAATTCGGCTCGAATCGGTTCAGCAGGCAAAGACAGTAGTGCGCTGGTGTGAGCGCATGCGCGAACTGTGGGTGTCGAGCGCAGCTTACCGCAGCCACCTGGTCGCGGTACTTGGTACCGCCGAGAAGCGGCGACAGCGCCATGCTGATGCGGAACAGCAAGTATCCCAGCAGCTCTCGCGACGACTGCATGATTTCTCCGTCGCGGTTCAAATTCAGCACGTGCTCGGGAGAGGCAAGCTTGACGTAGGTTCGGGCGGTTATGGGCTTGAGTCCCTTGCCGAACACGCTTTGAAGAAAACTCGTCCACTCGAAGTTCCTCAGCGCAGGCAAGTCGCGCACCTTGACCGTGCTACCATTGGCCAGCACGGCAACGTCCAGCTGCGGTTTCTCTAGCAGCCGGAAGAGCCGTTTCTCGAAGCGCAGCAAGTCCGCGTCCGTTTGGTTCTGGAAAAAGGCCAGCAGGGGAGCGAAGCCAGCACGCACTACTTCGTATTCTTCTTTCTCAAGCGGCGCTCGTAGCAGCACCGTCGACGCTTCTTCGAGGCCCACGAAACGCTTGTTCTCGTGCGACAAGTCCTTGACCACGAAAGGTCTGAAAAGCGCGTCTACGCCTAGCTGCCGGAAGGCAAGGCCAAACTTGCGCGACACTTCGGCGGCCGACGGCTGCCGGCGGGAAGATGAGGATGCGCGCACCATCCATTGTCGCAAGTGCGTCGTGTCCATGAACATGGCGATCAGGTTGTCAAACAGCACCGGTTCGGGGTCCATGCAATGGTCCAGAAGGAAACGCAGTTGCGGAAAACTGTGGCTAACGTTGTCATGCAGAGCCGAGGCCAGTAGCTCTGCGTATTCTTCGACCATGACGGTGTCCACGGAGACGCGCTCTGCGCCCGGAGTCAAGGGCCGCGACTGCGCCCACTTGTCGCAAACGTACGCGTAGAAGTCGTCGCAGGGGTCTCGGCTAGAGTCGATCTGGTTCAGCAGCATTCTGGCCTGCTCCACGCACGCCGTCGAGTCGCAGGGCTTG
This Dermacentor albipictus isolate Rhodes 1998 colony chromosome 1, USDA_Dalb.pri_finalv2, whole genome shotgun sequence DNA region includes the following protein-coding sequences:
- the LOC135913735 gene encoding neprilysin-like; translation: MADGSSTLPSIAGEQQHRQNPEAVSSSPPQRSSVVQPHRSAWSALLWGVTVATTTLLLVSVVITAFVTTTLLLPRIVVRSTFGQAPAPLAPPVAHSGSDALPFSEEASSAAASLHNKRLLNARSHETKPCDSTACVEQARMLLNQIDSSRDPCDDFYAYVCDKWAQSRPLTPGAERVSVDTVMVEEYAELLASALHDNVSHSFPQLRFLLDHCMDPEPVLFDNLIAMFMDTTHLRQWMVRASSSSRRQPSAAEVSRKFGLAFRQLGVDALFRPFVVKDLSHENKRFVGLEEASTVLLRAPLEKEEYEVVRAGFAPLLAFFQNQTDADLLRFEKRLFRLLEKPQLDVAVLANGSTVKVRDLPALRNFEWTSFLQSVFGKGLKPITARTYVKLASPEHVLNLNRDGEIMQSSRELLGYLLFRISMALSPLLGGTKYRDQVAAVSCARHPQFAHALTPAHYCLCLLNRFEPNLPLHAARNLSRAQLSRSGGDGEDVLEDLVSTLRLVVIEHVLVRLARFGSGLKANLLELLNAVSWEPLAPRGLQENASTLAAYLEGIYRNNARTSTAQFFYTWIRKSLEKRLMTHMSSRASFQGWTGGFLSAEAHMGPPYNRLEIPLPVFDLSLKDDAALRPLQVARAAPRVYRPVFRAIYHWVFNLEFSGMRGGVHSLVQGFSDLRLCLERQYGSLSWAEKSAQLHASRTSWSDLWDLLSVRPALDAFLLYGGRVSPDYRLKLLERWNASQLFFLYYAANFCDNSNMRYLRENAARGPLSPAWYRVNGPLRNTPEFAMAFGCKPDSFMNPAQKCVLSI